The proteins below are encoded in one region of Clostridium estertheticum:
- a CDS encoding YrhA family protein, with product MWEQLFFKIKDKREKRGRKLNNPALEEQIEILKKTVKEKFNQVLPEQYVNFLKTTNGLEFNGFIFYGVDTSLFDVQNNQTVYGYVDTNEIWYENEHQKQYMFFGEGSISWHCFDLLNEVYVELDNPSGTVMQTYPDFNSMLERALEDSLL from the coding sequence ATGTGGGAACAATTATTTTTTAAAATAAAAGATAAAAGAGAAAAACGCGGAAGAAAATTAAACAATCCAGCTTTAGAAGAACAAATAGAGATATTGAAAAAAACAGTTAAAGAAAAGTTTAATCAAGTATTACCTGAGCAATATGTCAATTTTTTAAAAACAACCAATGGACTTGAATTTAATGGATTTATATTTTATGGAGTTGATACTTCGTTGTTTGATGTTCAAAATAATCAGACTGTTTACGGATATGTTGATACAAATGAAATTTGGTACGAGAATGAACATCAAAAGCAATATATGTTTTTTGGAGAAGGTAGCATAAGTTGGCATTGCTTTGATTTATTAAATGAGGTTTATGTTGAACTTGATAACCCTTCAGGAACAGTAATGCAAACATATCCCGATTTTAATTCCATGTTGGAAAGAGCACTTGAGGATAGCCTACTTTAA
- a CDS encoding HNH endonuclease signature motif containing protein encodes MDKETREKYEIGANISFKNKDFYVNQYKARALSDEVIYKYRLCRKNGVWQTKVINSLIGGASIEGKVLEVKGEKIKLHLNIDKSQNKDKDSWFPYAPPTGNVMYSMPIVGTSASLYFPSETSEEPIVTGCVRTNGSSCAKTADTTKRYFGTEHGSEIEMVPGALNIKGGSKEPLNISFDDAIGVTIKSHKKLSLNAAGGITMKTPQSVKLKAQSQILVAKTGTKSGFSMETDLHFLSNNVIKNGSDREAFAAFDDEPTVGKKPEPKQVKKAVVAKPPEKEKKGFSWGKLFKAAVAVVAVVAVVAVVALVVVASVATFGAGAVIGAALIGAAIGAACSVVGTIASDIKNNKMSSPLDYLISVAKGALVGALCGAIFGSAMAGTSLFATETTGQLALNFAKTLFIGGAENSTYYALNELDNFRMPNFGEELNQFKNGVLFTGLFMGGAKALETAAPWIKKGASKVMDNIEKNVNKFGKYINDLVPAKAVTPDGQIVYIKNDPIKSGGCGKKVELNKQQKDYNKAVEETKNGKGDDFTGMLRKEKVALPNVKTKNISYTKRDPVETAKLRAKFNSTEKKNYLKEFSKEREKLKKAGLSDDDIMDMEEGLVPEGWNVHHKISLDGGENNSIDNLVLIKNEPYHKTITNFQNSFAKKLKPGETKSVDWPIPEGSIYPPGE; translated from the coding sequence ATGGACAAAGAAACAAGAGAAAAGTATGAAATAGGGGCTAATATTAGCTTTAAAAACAAGGACTTTTATGTAAATCAATATAAAGCTCGTGCTTTAAGTGATGAAGTTATTTACAAATACCGTTTATGTAGGAAAAACGGAGTATGGCAAACTAAAGTTATAAATTCACTTATCGGTGGAGCATCTATTGAGGGGAAAGTTCTTGAAGTTAAGGGTGAAAAGATAAAACTTCATTTAAATATAGACAAAAGCCAAAATAAAGACAAAGATTCTTGGTTTCCTTATGCACCACCAACAGGAAATGTAATGTATTCAATGCCTATAGTTGGAACAAGCGCAAGTTTGTATTTCCCAAGTGAAACTAGCGAAGAGCCAATTGTCACTGGATGCGTTAGAACAAATGGAAGCAGTTGTGCTAAAACAGCAGATACAACAAAAAGGTATTTTGGCACAGAACACGGCAGTGAAATAGAAATGGTGCCAGGTGCTTTGAATATAAAAGGTGGAAGCAAGGAACCACTTAATATAAGTTTTGACGATGCGATTGGAGTAACAATTAAAAGTCATAAAAAACTAAGTTTAAATGCAGCTGGTGGAATAACAATGAAAACACCACAAAGCGTTAAACTTAAGGCGCAAAGTCAAATACTTGTAGCAAAGACAGGAACTAAAAGTGGATTTTCAATGGAAACTGATTTGCACTTCTTATCTAATAATGTAATAAAAAATGGGAGTGATAGGGAAGCTTTTGCTGCATTTGATGATGAACCTACGGTAGGTAAAAAGCCAGAACCTAAGCAGGTTAAAAAGGCAGTTGTAGCAAAACCACCTGAGAAAGAAAAGAAAGGGTTTAGTTGGGGGAAACTGTTTAAAGCAGCAGTTGCGGTAGTGGCAGTGGTAGCAGTGGTAGCGGTAGTCGCTCTAGTAGTAGTTGCATCGGTGGCTACATTCGGTGCAGGAGCTGTAATTGGAGCTGCGCTAATAGGAGCCGCCATCGGAGCAGCATGTAGTGTTGTAGGGACAATAGCCTCGGATATTAAAAACAATAAAATGAGTAGCCCACTTGATTATTTAATAAGTGTGGCAAAAGGGGCTCTTGTAGGTGCGCTATGTGGTGCAATATTTGGATCTGCTATGGCAGGAACATCTTTATTTGCAACAGAAACTACAGGCCAGTTAGCTCTAAATTTTGCTAAAACATTGTTCATAGGTGGAGCAGAAAACTCTACATATTATGCACTTAATGAACTTGATAATTTTCGTATGCCTAATTTTGGAGAAGAGTTAAATCAATTTAAAAATGGAGTTTTATTTACTGGACTATTTATGGGAGGAGCTAAAGCTCTAGAGACTGCAGCACCGTGGATTAAAAAAGGTGCAAGTAAAGTCATGGATAACATTGAAAAAAATGTTAATAAGTTTGGAAAATATATAAATGATTTAGTACCAGCAAAAGCGGTTACACCAGATGGGCAAATTGTTTATATTAAAAATGATCCAATAAAATCAGGTGGGTGCGGAAAGAAAGTTGAACTAAATAAACAGCAGAAGGATTATAATAAAGCTGTTGAAGAGACTAAGAATGGTAAAGGTGATGATTTTACAGGGATGCTAAGGAAAGAAAAAGTAGCATTACCTAATGTTAAAACAAAAAATATAAGCTATACGAAAAGAGACCCAGTGGAAACGGCAAAATTACGTGCAAAATTTAATAGTACTGAAAAAAAGAATTATCTTAAAGAATTTTCAAAAGAGCGTGAGAAGCTTAAAAAGGCAGGTTTATCAGATGATGATATAATGGATATGGAAGAAGGGTTAGTTCCTGAAGGCTGGAATGTTCATCACAAGATTTCGTTAGATGGAGGAGAAAATAATTCAATTGATAACTTAGTTTTAATAAAAAATGAACCTTATCACAAAACAATAACAAATTTTCAAAATTCATTTGCCAAAAAATTGAAACCAGGTGAGACAAAATCTGTTGATTGGCCAATACCGGAAGGAAGTATATATCCGCCAGGTGAATAA
- a CDS encoding SMI1/KNR4 family protein: MKEKILEMIGQYEEENDFYGKLKEYDIEYVEDVLKVKFPESYKWFILNYGSGGICGVEVLGIEKRNDSSVVKITERYRKLGLGSECIVIEDLGEFIICINTSKKNEIIRWDRVNKVNEYRYKNFYEYLIDTFKEAIDNWD; this comes from the coding sequence GTGAAAGAAAAAATTCTTGAGATGATAGGACAATATGAAGAAGAAAATGACTTCTATGGAAAGTTAAAAGAATATGATATTGAGTATGTTGAAGATGTGTTAAAAGTAAAGTTTCCTGAAAGTTATAAATGGTTTATTCTTAACTATGGTTCAGGTGGAATATGTGGAGTTGAAGTGTTGGGAATAGAAAAGAGGAATGATTCATCTGTCGTAAAAATAACTGAAAGATATAGAAAACTGGGATTAGGTAGTGAGTGTATTGTAATTGAAGACTTAGGGGAATTTATAATTTGTATTAACACAAGTAAGAAAAATGAAATAATTAGGTGGGACAGAGTAAATAAAGTCAATGAATATAGATATAAGAATTTTTATGAGTATTTAATCGATACTTTTAAAGAAGCTATAGATAATTGGGATTAG
- a CDS encoding HNH/ENDO VII family nuclease yields the protein MKTPQNVKLKAQSQILVAKAGTKSGFSMETDLHFLSNNVIKNGSDREAFAAFDDEPTVGKKPEPKPVKKAVVAKPPEKEKKGFSWGKLFNAAVAVVALVVVSVATFGAGAVIGAALIGAALGAACNVGGTIASDIKNNKMSSPLDYLISAAKGALVGALCGAIFGPAMAGTSLFAAETTGQLALNFAKTLFIGGAENSTYYSLNELANFRMPNLGEQLNQFKNGVLFTGLFMGGAKALETAAPWIKKGASKVMDNIEKNVNKFGKYIDDLVPARAVTPDGQTVYIKNDPIKSGGGGKKVELNKQQNDYNKAVEKVKSGKLSGKEVELKWLSDNYKAVEIEGTVKVNGEVRDISRRVYQTDINWDYMPKDINAKGLTNKELALKGKSPYAVDKNGIEAKIELHHLVQIEAGSMVEIVATTHDEFTKILHGLVESGGSFRNNVTLDKQYSNFLKKYWRWRSKNM from the coding sequence ATGAAAACACCACAAAACGTTAAACTTAAGGCGCAAAGCCAAATACTTGTAGCAAAAGCAGGAACTAAAAGTGGATTTTCAATGGAAACTGATTTGCACTTCTTATCCAATAATGTAATAAAAAATGGAAGTGATAGAGAAGCCTTTGCTGCATTTGATGATGAACCTACGGTAGGTAAAAAGCCGGAACCTAAGCCGGTTAAAAAGGCAGTTGTAGCAAAACCACCTGAGAAAGAAAAGAAGGGTTTTAGTTGGGGTAAGCTATTTAATGCAGCAGTTGCGGTAGTCGCTCTAGTAGTTGTATCGGTGGCTACATTCGGTGCAGGAGCTGTAATTGGAGCTGCGCTAATAGGAGCCGCTCTTGGAGCAGCATGTAATGTTGGCGGAACAATAGCCTCGGATATTAAAAATAATAAAATGAGTAGCCCTCTTGATTATTTAATAAGTGCGGCAAAAGGAGCGCTTGTAGGTGCACTATGTGGTGCAATATTTGGACCGGCTATGGCAGGAACATCTTTATTTGCAGCAGAAACTACAGGCCAGTTGGCTCTAAATTTTGCTAAAACATTGTTCATAGGTGGAGCAGAAAACTCTACATATTATTCACTTAATGAACTTGCTAATTTTCGTATGCCTAATTTAGGAGAACAGTTAAATCAATTTAAAAATGGAGTTTTATTTACTGGACTATTTATGGGAGGAGCTAAAGCTCTAGAGACTGCAGCACCGTGGATTAAAAAAGGTGCAAGTAAAGTCATGGATAACATTGAAAAAAATGTTAATAAGTTTGGAAAATATATAGATGATTTAGTACCAGCAAGAGCGGTTACACCAGATGGGCAAACTGTTTATATTAAAAATGACCCAATAAAATCAGGTGGGGGCGGAAAGAAAGTTGAACTAAATAAACAGCAGAATGATTATAATAAAGCTGTTGAAAAGGTGAAAAGTGGTAAATTATCAGGTAAAGAAGTAGAGTTAAAATGGTTAAGTGATAATTATAAAGCTGTTGAAATTGAGGGAACTGTAAAAGTTAATGGTGAAGTTAGAGATATTTCAAGACGTGTATATCAAACGGATATTAATTGGGATTATATGCCTAAAGATATTAATGCTAAGGGTCTAACTAATAAAGAATTAGCTTTAAAGGGGAAATCACCATATGCAGTTGATAAAAATGGTATCGAGGCAAAGATAGAATTACATCATTTAGTACAAATAGAAGCTGGAAGCATGGTAGAAATAGTAGCAACTACTCATGATGAATTTACTAAAATATTACATGGGTTAGTAGAAAGTGGAGGTAGCTTTAGAAATAATGTTACTTTAGATAAACAATATTCAAATTTTTTAAAGAAATATTGGAGATGGAGATCAAAAAATATGTAA
- a CDS encoding SMI1/KNR4 family protein, which translates to MVNAENRMKRKFPNELKLFYQEIGYGFLCKDDKIHTNRIMHPSDIANFYCEDEVYSYVDRDLYESNEMIFFDLGGGMEIF; encoded by the coding sequence ATTGTAAATGCTGAAAATCGAATGAAACGAAAATTTCCTAATGAATTAAAATTATTTTATCAGGAAATAGGTTATGGATTTTTGTGTAAAGATGATAAAATACATACAAACAGAATAATGCATCCGAGTGATATAGCAAATTTTTATTGTGAAGATGAAGTATATAGTTATGTTGATAGAGATTTATATGAAAGTAATGAGATGATATTCTTTGATTTGGGGGGGGGAATGGAAATTTTTTAA
- a CDS encoding DNA/RNA non-specific endonuclease yields the protein MAEGQKIENQWASAIKEGKSVKVNGEVKYDGDSLRPLEFNVQYEIDGKHFVSDILN from the coding sequence ATTGCAGAAGGACAGAAGATAGAAAATCAATGGGCTAGTGCAATTAAGGAAGGGAAAAGTGTAAAAGTAAATGGCGAGGTTAAATATGATGGAGATAGTTTACGACCATTAGAATTTAATGTACAATATGAAATTGATGGAAAACATTTTGTAAGTGATATCTTGAATTAG
- the imm47 gene encoding Imm47 family immunity protein: MENKSKLHFEENWYGNAQKGIDTKQLWNKLGMTTNEVDKFLIIIELLKLGDFSAKKDLIIMMNESKDVEIRKFTSMLFCSIANHSDVHSIEKFLATGCEDEICAFTTYSYQLLSFKIVPYLLALLEEWDDTYVEQIIRDALSYILDYERFLPEECTVDEIGELYLKIIQNSEEGRYYYKANLVFPGDLTKKLIEASAISRKNNKSLLLSTIPNLLSIWSGIECPVEYNTVVDDDGMRKVFDYVKQISKMNWEKGCKYFYGYKI, encoded by the coding sequence ATGGAGAATAAAAGTAAATTACATTTTGAAGAAAATTGGTATGGAAATGCACAAAAGGGTATTGATACAAAACAATTATGGAATAAGCTTGGTATGACGACTAATGAAGTAGATAAATTTTTAATAATTATAGAATTGTTGAAGTTAGGAGATTTTTCAGCAAAGAAAGATTTAATTATAATGATGAATGAAAGTAAAGATGTAGAGATAAGGAAGTTTACTAGTATGTTATTCTGTTCAATTGCAAATCATAGTGATGTTCACTCAATTGAAAAATTTTTAGCAACTGGGTGTGAGGATGAGATTTGTGCATTTACTACATATTCATATCAACTATTGTCATTTAAAATAGTTCCATATTTACTTGCGTTGTTAGAAGAATGGGATGACACATATGTTGAGCAGATTATTAGGGATGCATTAAGTTATATACTTGATTATGAAAGATTTTTACCAGAAGAGTGCACAGTAGATGAAATTGGAGAATTATATCTTAAAATAATACAAAATTCAGAAGAGGGAAGATATTATTATAAAGCAAATTTAGTATTTCCAGGAGATTTAACAAAAAAATTAATTGAAGCAAGTGCTATTTCGAGAAAAAACAATAAATCATTACTATTAAGTACAATTCCAAATTTACTTTCAATTTGGAGCGGTATTGAATGTCCGGTAGAATATAATACAGTGGTCGATGATGATGGGATGAGAAAAGTTTTTGATTATGTTAAGCAAATATCTAAAATGAATTGGGAAAAAGGATGCAAGTATTTCTATGGATATAAGATATAG
- a CDS encoding DUF4280 domain-containing protein translates to MSDNYYIVRGAKMRCDKGTHARKINLPESHGAYATEKPMMNKSDNVVNKNISYFGICRECKEGEDIYLIGEDGKQLPPGKKCLVKVLGDWMKVKEDTLVDGKPALTAESVLICSLHQGKIKFVTTGQEKE, encoded by the coding sequence ATGAGCGATAATTATTATATAGTAAGAGGCGCAAAAATGAGATGTGACAAAGGTACGCATGCAAGAAAAATAAATCTACCTGAAAGTCATGGAGCATATGCAACAGAAAAACCTATGATGAATAAAAGTGATAATGTGGTAAATAAAAACATTAGTTATTTTGGAATTTGCAGAGAATGCAAGGAAGGCGAAGATATTTATTTAATTGGTGAAGATGGGAAGCAACTTCCACCAGGGAAAAAGTGTCTTGTGAAAGTATTAGGGGATTGGATGAAGGTAAAAGAGGATACATTGGTTGATGGGAAACCAGCACTTACAGCAGAATCTGTGCTTATATGTTCTTTACATCAAGGAAAAATAAAATTTGTGACAACCGGTCAAGAGAAAGAGTAA
- a CDS encoding contractile injection system protein, VgrG/Pvc8 family gives MSEEYMYTQGDILIAPYEFQKILKLKVTRNLNEHAKLYISGIIDEENIDKYVETSDEKSSITISLKDDKDSVTDVFQGVVTNIQVNANKDVRTLEIEALSRTFLMDIKKKSRTFQDKNSSYGEIFNIVNGEYTNINILDSITNGTKIDKLIVQYKETDWEFIKRLSSHFNVPVVSECQLKDIKYSIGNSGCYTTYEVDKYNYSIKKALQEYRIKSENGISGLNEINLISYEVITYKVMYLYNLVDFKGKSLYIYSSEMELLYGMISNKYILRDNKGIKVRRDYNDKVVGVSLKGNILDTKNDTVKINLEIDGNQDIGKARWFPYSTVYSSPDGTGWYCMPEVGDVIRLYFPDNEEKNAYAISSANLKSSDSEKRSDPAVKSIGTKYGKQVVMKPGAVEIIGNGNLLMRLTDDGGIEINSDKKIVLDAKEDIEITGGGKISIQGGNGVDLTQGGAKINIQDNVTMSGGKVKIE, from the coding sequence ATGAGTGAGGAATACATGTATACACAGGGAGATATCTTAATTGCACCCTATGAATTTCAAAAAATATTAAAACTAAAGGTAACTAGAAATTTAAATGAGCATGCAAAACTTTATATAAGTGGAATCATTGATGAAGAAAATATTGATAAATATGTTGAAACATCAGATGAAAAGTCTAGTATTACAATATCACTTAAGGATGATAAAGATTCTGTTACAGATGTGTTCCAGGGGGTAGTTACGAATATTCAAGTTAATGCAAATAAAGATGTAAGAACCTTAGAAATAGAGGCGTTAAGCAGAACTTTTTTGATGGATATCAAGAAAAAAAGTAGAACATTTCAAGATAAAAACTCTAGTTATGGAGAAATCTTTAATATTGTGAACGGTGAATATACTAACATCAACATATTAGACAGTATTACGAATGGGACTAAAATAGATAAGTTAATAGTTCAATATAAAGAAACAGATTGGGAATTTATAAAAAGGTTATCTTCACATTTTAATGTGCCAGTAGTATCAGAATGTCAATTAAAAGATATAAAGTATTCAATAGGAAATTCAGGATGTTACACAACATATGAAGTTGATAAATACAATTATTCGATAAAAAAAGCATTACAAGAATATAGGATTAAATCAGAAAATGGAATTAGTGGTTTAAACGAGATTAACTTAATAAGTTATGAGGTAATAACGTATAAAGTAATGTATTTATACAATTTAGTTGATTTTAAAGGTAAAAGTTTATATATATACAGTTCAGAAATGGAACTTCTATATGGTATGATTTCTAACAAATATATATTAAGGGATAATAAGGGTATCAAAGTACGTAGAGATTACAATGACAAGGTAGTAGGGGTTTCTCTTAAAGGAAATATTTTAGATACAAAAAATGACACGGTTAAAATTAATTTAGAAATAGATGGAAATCAAGATATAGGTAAAGCAAGATGGTTTCCATATTCAACAGTTTATTCATCGCCAGATGGTACAGGTTGGTACTGCATGCCAGAGGTTGGAGATGTAATAAGACTATATTTTCCAGACAATGAAGAGAAAAATGCATATGCAATAAGCTCAGCAAATCTTAAATCAAGTGATAGCGAGAAGCGTAGTGATCCAGCAGTGAAAAGTATAGGAACAAAGTACGGAAAACAAGTGGTAATGAAACCAGGTGCTGTAGAAATTATAGGAAATGGAAATTTACTGATGAGATTAACAGATGATGGTGGAATAGAAATTAATAGTGATAAAAAAATAGTTTTGGATGCTAAAGAAGATATAGAAATAACCGGTGGTGGCAAGATATCGATTCAAGGTGGTAATGGGGTAGATTTAACTCAAGGTGGAGCAAAAATTAACATACAAGATAATGTAACTATGAGTGGTGGAAAGGTTAAGATTGAATAG
- a CDS encoding molecular chaperone, with the protein MSTLSYKLHKDNSKGQFQNNKYKEKELRLMTTFQLREICYKEKLVKSIINPLDKDELIRLIMRYRGIEESLFIRKYDKDGTQRVQDFLKRAQKLILDEKNVQCPAKITIYDSLNTEVFDDYRVNCNSKLDESNMILVDNKFEVCTIFNLVAVSEENEKKYYIVKDGEIPGMESKNKHYSLLYFEKPESELLYNIYYGIEELNPKHVKFYSMSILQFEIQKMKDTDIPLAIDFGTSSTTAGTYIDNEASFVKVIDVAKENLQVTFLIPSIVGIKAIEDHNIEYIFGYDAVKTSKISYIDDGLSIFYDIKRWVNDFEKMEKVIDTHGKWAFVKRKDIIKAYLEYVINLAKQQYKYNFKNIHISSPAKQKYKFYMLFKDILQDYVVENEDTLEEGAAVLFNTISELIESKKYVDGEKYKALIIDCGGGTTDLTSCNFTIYNNRVSYQIDIETAYENGDTDFGGNNLTFRIMQFIKILMAKELMKDSGDIKNVILEEFDVDVFRFVDENGVLKIYEKLSQEYEKVESIIPTRFKEYEDKSREDYYKVKSNYYFLFDLAERVKKEFFNNPSLLKVLLTSQKNHNIEGTVIEFDKWKLSYMNSGLLETVKEPPQIELNIYEVTVLLKADIYNIIKKFLGKLYDEDRLFDYSIIKLTGQSCKVEIFKEALKEFIPGKIIQFKRNKKDGKENYDLKLSCLRGSLKYLQAKKYGYANIMLSSKMPTLPYVISAFTHTGEEKILIHSVDRNRAKGTISRFMERIILKLYLKDTNDCTRYEYSYEVNPEDFESIVPEEVVKMYPDVITQQDTDNIVNDEVKFFVWAREEEWGFSVLSVLRKDEGLLMGKEAFFSFENDEWETNFFDGLK; encoded by the coding sequence ATGAGTACACTTTCATATAAGTTGCATAAAGACAATTCAAAGGGTCAATTTCAAAACAATAAATATAAAGAAAAAGAGCTTAGACTTATGACTACATTTCAATTAAGAGAGATATGTTATAAAGAAAAGCTGGTAAAAAGCATTATTAATCCTTTAGATAAGGACGAGCTAATAAGGCTTATTATGAGGTATAGAGGTATAGAAGAGAGCCTTTTTATTAGAAAATATGATAAAGATGGTACGCAAAGAGTACAAGACTTTTTAAAAAGAGCACAAAAGCTTATATTAGATGAAAAAAACGTACAATGTCCAGCTAAAATCACTATTTATGACTCTCTAAATACTGAGGTTTTTGATGATTACAGAGTGAATTGCAACAGCAAATTGGATGAGTCAAATATGATTTTAGTAGATAACAAGTTCGAGGTATGTACTATTTTTAATCTTGTAGCAGTTAGTGAAGAAAACGAAAAAAAGTACTATATTGTGAAAGATGGAGAGATTCCTGGTATGGAGTCAAAAAACAAGCATTACAGTCTTTTATATTTCGAAAAACCTGAGTCCGAACTACTCTATAATATTTATTATGGAATTGAAGAGCTTAACCCAAAACATGTTAAGTTTTATTCTATGTCTATATTACAATTTGAAATTCAGAAAATGAAGGACACAGATATACCACTTGCTATAGATTTTGGTACATCTAGCACAACAGCGGGTACCTATATAGATAATGAAGCAAGTTTCGTTAAAGTCATAGATGTTGCTAAGGAAAATTTGCAAGTTACCTTTTTAATTCCAAGTATAGTAGGAATTAAAGCTATAGAGGATCATAACATTGAATATATCTTTGGATATGATGCTGTAAAAACATCTAAGATAAGTTATATAGATGATGGACTTAGCATATTTTATGATATTAAAAGATGGGTAAACGACTTTGAAAAAATGGAGAAAGTCATAGATACCCATGGTAAATGGGCATTTGTTAAGAGAAAAGATATTATAAAAGCGTACTTAGAATATGTCATAAATTTAGCAAAACAACAATATAAATATAATTTTAAAAATATTCATATATCATCACCTGCAAAGCAAAAGTACAAGTTTTACATGTTATTTAAAGATATATTACAAGATTACGTAGTGGAAAATGAAGACACCTTAGAAGAAGGCGCAGCTGTACTATTTAATACAATATCAGAGCTAATTGAAAGCAAAAAGTACGTTGATGGTGAAAAATATAAGGCTCTTATTATAGATTGTGGAGGGGGAACTACAGATTTAACATCTTGTAACTTCACAATATATAACAATCGAGTATCCTATCAGATAGATATAGAAACTGCTTATGAAAATGGTGATACAGATTTTGGTGGAAATAATTTAACCTTTAGAATAATGCAATTTATAAAAATACTAATGGCAAAAGAACTTATGAAAGATAGTGGAGACATTAAAAATGTTATTTTAGAAGAATTTGATGTAGATGTTTTTAGATTTGTTGATGAGAATGGAGTATTAAAAATATATGAAAAACTCAGCCAAGAGTATGAAAAGGTAGAGTCAATAATACCCACAAGATTTAAAGAATATGAAGATAAAAGCCGTGAGGATTATTATAAGGTAAAAAGCAATTATTATTTTCTTTTTGATCTTGCTGAGCGAGTTAAAAAAGAATTTTTTAATAATCCAAGCCTACTAAAAGTACTTCTAACATCTCAGAAAAACCATAATATAGAAGGAACGGTTATAGAATTTGATAAATGGAAACTATCATATATGAACAGCGGTCTATTAGAGACTGTAAAGGAACCACCACAAATAGAACTAAACATATATGAGGTTACGGTACTCTTAAAAGCAGATATATATAATATTATAAAAAAGTTTTTGGGAAAATTATATGATGAGGATAGATTATTTGATTATTCGATAATAAAATTAACGGGACAATCCTGCAAGGTTGAAATCTTTAAAGAAGCATTAAAAGAATTTATTCCTGGGAAAATAATTCAATTTAAGAGAAATAAAAAAGATGGAAAAGAAAATTATGATTTAAAACTCTCATGTCTCAGAGGATCGCTTAAATATCTGCAGGCAAAAAAATATGGATATGCAAATATTATGCTTTCCAGTAAAATGCCTACACTGCCTTATGTCATAAGTGCATTCACTCACACTGGAGAAGAAAAAATATTAATTCACAGTGTAGATAGAAATAGGGCAAAGGGTACTATATCACGGTTTATGGAAAGAATAATCCTTAAACTATACCTTAAAGACACAAATGATTGTACAAGGTATGAATATAGTTATGAGGTGAACCCTGAAGACTTTGAGAGCATTGTTCCTGAGGAAGTAGTTAAAATGTACCCTGATGTAATTACGCAGCAAGATACAGACAACATCGTAAATGATGAAGTGAAATTCTTCGTATGGGCAAGAGAAGAAGAGTGGGGCTTTTCTGTACTGTCAGTGTTAAGAAAAGATGAAGGGCTACTTATGGGAAAAGAAGCGTTTTTCTCCTTTGAAAATGATGAATGGGAGACGAATTTCTTCGATGGTCTAAAATAG